One window from the genome of Archaeoglobus neptunius encodes:
- a CDS encoding ATP-binding cassette domain-containing protein — protein MEKLLKAEEITVSLNGRKILKNASCWLEMGEILLVVGPNGSGKSTLLKAFMGLVSHEGRIYFDNRDITDLEPSERFRLGITLAPEKLRIARNLSVTENIEIAGSVEEAFDLFPELRPLANKKTKTLSGGERQMVVLARAFVSNPRYLLLDEPFHGLHKEIRRRVIDYINSFSARCGVIVVTHDEIEEIFSISDKTCILAGGEILYFGDSAGAEKIVRELFI, from the coding sequence GTGGAAAAATTGCTGAAAGCTGAGGAAATTACGGTGTCTCTCAATGGCAGAAAGATTCTGAAAAACGCCTCATGCTGGCTTGAGATGGGGGAGATTCTGCTGGTTGTCGGACCAAACGGAAGTGGAAAGTCCACTCTGCTCAAGGCTTTTATGGGTCTTGTGAGTCATGAAGGGAGGATATACTTCGATAACAGAGATATAACCGATCTCGAACCTTCGGAAAGGTTCAGACTCGGGATCACCCTTGCACCGGAGAAACTGAGGATTGCCAGAAATTTAAGTGTCACTGAAAACATAGAAATTGCTGGCAGCGTTGAGGAGGCTTTCGACCTATTCCCTGAACTGAGACCACTCGCGAACAAGAAGACAAAGACTCTCAGTGGTGGCGAAAGGCAGATGGTCGTTCTGGCGAGGGCTTTTGTTTCCAATCCCAGATATCTACTGCTCGATGAACCGTTCCACGGGCTACACAAAGAGATCAGGAGGAGGGTCATTGATTACATCAATAGTTTTTCAGCGAGATGCGGGGTTATCGTTGTTACTCACGACGAAATTGAGGAGATATTCTCCATCTCTGATAAAACCTGTATTCTGGCGGGAGGCGAGATACTATATTTCGGTGATAGTGCTGGGGCGGAGAAAATTGTAAGAGAGCTCTTTATCTAA
- a CDS encoding SPL family radical SAM protein has protein sequence MIRKKTGRAMGKSRLPGVDYTINPYTGCSHGCIYCYSRQYCPRDVGERWGKVVVVKSNIVEVLAGEIRKKPRGRVVLSTLTDPYQPVEREERLTRKLLEVLLNSKFKVGIQTKSDLVLRDLDLLLSHPVDVGFTITTLDESLAMTVEPGAPAPLRRVKALEKLHYEGVKTWIFLGPILPDSGFEDVVEVAKSLSIPLIYDRFRIKPFMNSADLTEIVKKSMRTDWRKVSEKIEKMYSRAIPAFRR, from the coding sequence GTGATAAGAAAGAAGACGGGCAGGGCTATGGGAAAAAGCAGGTTACCGGGTGTTGATTATACCATCAATCCCTACACGGGCTGCTCTCATGGGTGCATTTACTGCTACTCTCGACAGTACTGCCCCAGAGATGTTGGAGAGAGGTGGGGGAAGGTTGTAGTGGTGAAGAGCAACATCGTCGAGGTGCTGGCGGGGGAGATTAGAAAAAAGCCAAGAGGGAGAGTTGTACTCAGCACTTTGACCGACCCCTACCAGCCGGTGGAGAGAGAGGAAAGACTGACCAGAAAACTTCTCGAAGTGCTGTTGAACTCAAAATTCAAAGTTGGGATTCAAACGAAAAGCGATCTTGTGCTCCGGGATCTCGACCTTCTGCTTTCACATCCCGTGGATGTGGGTTTCACGATAACCACCCTCGACGAAAGTCTGGCAATGACTGTCGAGCCCGGAGCACCGGCACCGTTAAGGAGGGTCAAGGCTCTGGAGAAGCTGCATTATGAAGGTGTGAAGACGTGGATATTCCTCGGCCCAATTTTGCCTGACAGCGGGTTCGAAGATGTTGTTGAGGTCGCCAAGTCCCTGAGCATACCGCTGATATACGACAGATTCCGGATTAAACCCTTCATGAACTCAGCAGATCTGACGGAGATCGTAAAAAAATCGATGAGAACCGACTGGAGGAAGGTGTCGGAAAAAATTGAAAAAATGTACAGCAGGGCCATTCCAGCATTTCGGAGATAA
- a CDS encoding ABC transporter substrate-binding protein produces MKKFLLIFLISALFLACAQPEETKQVEKIKIGVLVPETGLYSSAGVAMKNAAQLAAKHAGNVDLVFADCGDTPEKTKTAFEFLVSQNVDAIVGAYSSPQAMVAADAAGENRVVYIVSVASTGVIEKKVAAGNRYVFRTSYNTTYWGMLAAEFLNLSKPEKYYFVGYDPLRTFNQGMLASIKKIYGDPEMEIYYKSPSVAPDDYKNVAKRLAEVVGKRDVIILGDPSGVSINFLKEYRANGGKGIVYSVGGALALPATLKKLNADYTAFQGAALEETEKTDLTKRYFEEYKNEYGEEANNYAGLLTYDSILILAKAFEKGGKEKLIETLEKGEFEGAAGVYRFNSNHQALWGSEKLRGVIGEFIKGKIEVLYPPEFATGNPVWMG; encoded by the coding sequence ATGAAAAAGTTTCTGCTTATTTTTTTAATTTCCGCCCTTTTTCTCGCCTGTGCTCAGCCTGAGGAGACGAAACAGGTTGAGAAAATAAAGATAGGAGTTCTTGTCCCTGAAACAGGGTTGTACTCATCAGCCGGAGTGGCGATGAAGAATGCCGCACAACTTGCTGCAAAGCATGCTGGAAATGTCGATCTTGTTTTTGCAGACTGTGGTGACACTCCTGAAAAGACGAAGACGGCATTCGAGTTTTTGGTTTCGCAGAACGTGGATGCGATTGTGGGGGCGTATTCAAGTCCCCAGGCGATGGTGGCTGCTGATGCGGCAGGGGAGAACAGGGTTGTTTACATTGTCAGCGTGGCATCGACGGGTGTTATAGAGAAAAAAGTGGCTGCGGGGAACAGGTACGTTTTCAGAACATCTTACAATACCACGTACTGGGGAATGCTTGCAGCAGAGTTCTTGAACCTGTCCAAACCCGAAAAGTACTACTTTGTTGGATATGATCCGCTCAGGACGTTCAATCAGGGAATGCTCGCATCAATTAAGAAGATCTACGGCGATCCTGAAATGGAGATATACTACAAATCGCCGAGTGTGGCTCCTGACGACTACAAAAACGTTGCAAAGCGGCTTGCTGAGGTTGTTGGGAAAAGAGACGTCATAATTCTTGGAGATCCGAGTGGAGTATCGATAAATTTCCTCAAAGAGTACAGAGCGAACGGTGGAAAGGGTATTGTTTACTCCGTCGGTGGAGCGCTGGCACTTCCTGCAACACTCAAAAAGCTTAACGCAGATTACACCGCATTCCAGGGTGCCGCACTTGAGGAGACTGAGAAAACCGATTTAACTAAAAGATACTTCGAGGAGTACAAGAATGAGTACGGAGAGGAGGCAAACAACTATGCAGGACTGCTGACGTACGATTCCATTCTGATACTGGCGAAGGCTTTCGAGAAGGGCGGAAAGGAGAAGCTTATTGAGACTCTCGAAAAGGGTGAGTTCGAGGGGGCTGCAGGAGTTTACAGGTTCAACAGCAACCATCAGGCATTGTGGGGGAGTGAGAAACTCAGAGGAGTTATAGGGGAGTTCATAAAGGGTAAGATTGAGGTTCTCTACCCTCCAGAATTCGCCACAGGCAATCCCGTGTGGATGGGATGA
- a CDS encoding enoyl-CoA hydratase/isomerase family protein produces the protein MAAVEYREEDGILFVKFNRPEALNAINREFVRGLRNVVEYARENKSVRVIVITGEGKAFCAGADIKMFSESSHFAARNTIEELGRVLEDMEDLEVPVIAAVNGFALGGGCEVAMACDIIIASEKASFGQPEINLGIIPGAGGTQRLARLVGWKKAMELCLTGERISAEEAYRLGLVNKVVEHEKLIDEAKKLAEIIKSKSPYAVMLVKQAVNRGYKMSLKDGIMYERDLFTISFSSKDAEEGIRAFVEKRKAEFRRDRE, from the coding sequence ATGGCTGCGGTAGAGTACAGGGAGGAGGACGGAATTCTGTTTGTGAAATTCAACAGACCTGAAGCTCTGAATGCAATAAACAGAGAATTCGTGAGAGGGTTAAGAAATGTCGTTGAATACGCCAGGGAGAACAAAAGCGTCAGAGTAATCGTAATTACCGGAGAGGGAAAGGCATTCTGCGCCGGGGCGGATATAAAGATGTTTTCAGAGTCTTCTCATTTTGCTGCCAGAAATACGATCGAGGAGCTGGGCAGAGTACTTGAGGACATGGAAGATCTTGAGGTTCCTGTAATTGCTGCAGTAAATGGATTTGCGCTGGGTGGAGGTTGTGAGGTTGCAATGGCGTGTGATATCATAATAGCGAGCGAGAAGGCGAGCTTTGGTCAGCCGGAGATCAATCTGGGAATAATACCCGGTGCAGGAGGAACGCAGAGGCTGGCAAGGCTTGTGGGATGGAAGAAGGCAATGGAGCTCTGTCTGACTGGAGAAAGGATCTCTGCTGAGGAAGCCTACAGACTTGGACTTGTGAACAAGGTTGTGGAACATGAGAAGCTGATAGACGAGGCGAAGAAACTCGCAGAGATCATCAAGAGCAAGTCCCCCTATGCCGTAATGCTTGTCAAACAGGCTGTGAACAGGGGATACAAGATGAGCCTGAAAGACGGCATAATGTACGAAAGAGACCTCTTTACGATATCTTTCTCCTCTAAAGATGCTGAGGAGGGTATAAGGGCGTTTGTTGAGAAAAGAAAAGCTGAATTCAGGAGGGACAGGGAATGA
- a CDS encoding branched-chain amino acid ABC transporter permease — protein MKTDILLLILILISPLFLKNHFLLSVITLAVIYSCLSLSWYFMERYTGWVSLSHSIPFGLAAYALAVNPYLLIPAIVFTILIFFLMSLLGRERFLFGTLILTVVFWYLSHYIVLSENGELIGGEEGFSYASIGVLNSYILSSIILLSAFFLLLRISKSSFGLKIAATRDDEIAARSIGIDVFRVRAMSFAISATLAAIAGICYILYFGHVSPDVFSIEVALLPFIASLLAGSRWISPIAGTFLVVMVSRMMGMEIHLFLYAAVLILSPKLSRWWNAEAH, from the coding sequence TTGAAGACCGACATTCTTCTGCTTATTCTGATTCTCATCTCCCCTCTGTTCCTGAAAAATCACTTCCTGCTTTCAGTCATAACTCTGGCCGTAATCTACTCCTGCCTGTCCCTCTCATGGTACTTTATGGAGAGATATACCGGGTGGGTCAGTCTCTCCCATTCCATCCCATTTGGTCTGGCAGCATACGCACTTGCGGTGAATCCCTATCTGCTGATCCCTGCAATCGTCTTCACGATCCTGATTTTCTTCCTGATGTCTCTGCTCGGGAGGGAGAGATTTTTGTTTGGAACTTTGATCCTGACGGTGGTTTTCTGGTACCTGTCCCACTACATAGTTCTGAGCGAAAACGGAGAGCTTATCGGCGGAGAGGAGGGTTTTAGCTATGCGAGTATAGGGGTGCTAAATTCGTACATACTCTCATCTATAATTTTGCTTTCGGCATTTTTCCTTTTGCTCAGGATTTCGAAATCCTCTTTTGGCCTCAAAATCGCAGCTACCAGGGATGATGAGATTGCCGCCAGAAGCATTGGGATAGACGTTTTTAGAGTTAGAGCAATGAGCTTTGCGATTTCAGCAACTCTGGCTGCGATTGCAGGGATCTGTTACATACTTTACTTTGGACACGTTTCGCCAGATGTTTTCTCGATCGAGGTCGCACTCCTGCCCTTCATCGCAAGTCTTCTCGCAGGTAGCAGGTGGATTTCTCCAATTGCCGGAACATTTCTGGTGGTCATGGTTTCAAGGATGATGGGCATGGAAATACACCTTTTCCTCTACGCAGCGGTACTGATTCTTTCTCCAAAACTGAGCAGGTGGTGGAATGCTGAAGCTCATTGA
- a CDS encoding Nre family DNA repair protein: MECIQCRGRLRCSLPRCPMLKPMIRAVQVDTELFGSSPPSIFVGRMNYPNVRVCPALPPVVGDTAIYDTPELWVEMPIGRILKLRNSLILSQLNANVHKPYSREVEVVQELSLYNRPVEVEVSLERRPKPRMSFDELFPPMGPSAPAKEIKIASTPKAPSVVEKVYYDTDLKAMSAVKLLYDRGIAVSHIQKLLSAGSLGINRKLVPTRWAITAVDDAISKLLIEEVKGYETIDEYRVFSLKVEKNLFMAVMLPEVWSFEWGEAWYPNTTWNRGGRVVCITDFEGYWGRKTYASLGGCYYSSRLATAEYLSRIKRQAAVVVWREIYPDFRIPLGVWFVREMLRKMYSRGYEEFDTLDDALNYLRNLSDYGVERWVGRSGLLEDKRRQRKLWEFT, from the coding sequence GTGGAGTGCATTCAGTGCAGGGGTAGATTGAGGTGCTCTTTACCACGCTGTCCAATGCTGAAGCCCATGATAAGGGCTGTGCAGGTAGATACCGAGCTTTTCGGCTCCTCTCCACCGTCAATTTTTGTGGGGAGAATGAACTATCCAAACGTAAGGGTCTGTCCTGCCTTACCACCCGTTGTCGGAGACACTGCTATCTATGACACTCCTGAACTCTGGGTGGAAATGCCCATCGGGAGGATCCTGAAATTGAGAAACTCGCTGATTCTCTCTCAGCTTAATGCGAATGTGCATAAACCTTACAGCAGAGAGGTAGAGGTTGTTCAGGAACTCAGCCTTTACAACAGACCCGTTGAGGTGGAGGTTTCCCTTGAGAGGAGACCGAAACCGAGGATGTCATTTGACGAGTTGTTTCCGCCGATGGGACCATCTGCACCTGCAAAAGAGATTAAAATAGCCTCCACACCGAAAGCGCCCAGTGTCGTGGAAAAAGTTTATTACGATACCGATCTAAAGGCTATGAGCGCTGTAAAGCTGCTGTATGACAGGGGAATTGCTGTATCCCATATCCAGAAGCTTCTCTCTGCCGGGTCTCTTGGAATAAACAGAAAGCTCGTTCCCACAAGGTGGGCGATAACAGCCGTGGACGATGCGATCTCAAAACTCCTCATTGAGGAGGTGAAGGGCTATGAAACGATTGACGAATACAGAGTGTTCAGTCTGAAGGTTGAGAAAAATCTGTTCATGGCAGTTATGCTGCCAGAAGTCTGGAGTTTTGAGTGGGGAGAGGCGTGGTATCCCAATACCACGTGGAATAGGGGAGGTAGAGTTGTATGCATTACGGATTTTGAGGGGTACTGGGGAAGGAAAACCTATGCCTCTCTTGGAGGGTGCTACTACTCTTCCCGTCTCGCCACGGCAGAATATCTATCCCGGATTAAAAGACAGGCGGCTGTGGTTGTCTGGAGGGAAATATATCCTGATTTCAGGATCCCGCTGGGCGTGTGGTTCGTGAGGGAGATGCTGAGGAAGATGTACAGCAGGGGCTATGAAGAGTTCGACACCCTTGATGATGCTCTCAACTATCTCAGGAACCTCTCTGACTACGGTGTAGAGAGGTGGGTTGGGAGGTCTGGACTGCTTGAGGATAAAAGGAGGCAGAGGAAGTTATGGGAGTTCACGTGA
- a CDS encoding ATP-binding cassette domain-containing protein, producing the protein MLKLIDVSKVYDGNAVLRGISLEVDDLVGIYGPNGSGKSTLLRIIAGIERPTCGRILFENKDITGLPPQRIAKMGIATVFQIPRPFKRMTVVENIAAVVADRGYREAVDEAYRICRFIGLDGVTETLASRLSQGELKLLEIGKALALNPKFMLIDEPFSGLDVENARKVVRLVRKIKKKGIPGIITAHRMKLLRDVADRCYEIRGGKIAES; encoded by the coding sequence ATGCTGAAGCTCATTGATGTTTCAAAAGTTTACGATGGAAACGCTGTGCTCAGGGGAATAAGTCTTGAGGTGGATGATCTTGTCGGGATCTATGGTCCGAATGGAAGTGGAAAGTCAACCTTACTCAGGATCATTGCGGGAATCGAAAGGCCAACCTGTGGGAGAATTCTTTTCGAAAATAAAGATATCACAGGACTGCCCCCTCAGAGAATCGCAAAAATGGGAATCGCCACGGTGTTTCAGATTCCCCGCCCCTTCAAGAGGATGACGGTTGTGGAGAACATTGCGGCTGTGGTTGCAGACAGGGGATACAGAGAGGCTGTAGATGAAGCATACAGAATCTGCAGGTTCATAGGTCTCGATGGTGTAACTGAAACTCTCGCTTCCAGGCTGTCGCAGGGTGAGCTGAAGCTTCTTGAAATCGGCAAAGCTCTGGCCCTTAATCCGAAATTCATGCTTATTGATGAGCCTTTTTCCGGACTCGATGTTGAAAATGCAAGAAAAGTTGTCAGGCTCGTCAGAAAAATAAAGAAGAAGGGGATTCCGGGAATAATCACGGCACACAGAATGAAGCTGCTCAGGGATGTTGCGGACAGATGCTACGAGATAAGAGGTGGAAAAATTGCTGAAAGCTGA
- a CDS encoding ABC transporter permease subunit: MISPLLTAIFISFYSSALILNYRIGGLLNLSFASLYTLGAYMLVAVNSKSVAAVFAFLISFTIALGLAKITERLSAGEATIVSLGFAIGIEETIRIYFRSSYYQIIETNYISVFGEAVDVNWIYGSAIFLMLLAFFTFIQMSAFGLKLRFVEEDCELAEIYGVRTRRIRLSAIAITSGLIGVAGAVLAPTQAISPAMGWSVLIVSVVVAAIASLAGNAGLRKYLATFPVALLYMLVIQTMGWLA, from the coding sequence ATGATATCCCCCCTTCTTACAGCAATTTTCATTTCATTTTATTCCTCAGCTCTAATACTCAACTACAGAATAGGTGGCCTTCTCAATCTTTCCTTTGCTTCTCTGTACACGCTTGGAGCATATATGTTGGTTGCTGTCAACTCCAAATCCGTTGCGGCAGTATTTGCTTTCCTGATTTCATTCACGATTGCACTGGGCCTTGCGAAAATAACCGAGAGGCTTTCTGCAGGTGAAGCGACAATAGTTTCGCTCGGATTTGCCATCGGGATTGAAGAGACAATTAGAATTTACTTCAGAAGCTCGTACTATCAGATCATCGAGACGAACTACATTTCTGTGTTTGGGGAAGCTGTTGATGTCAACTGGATTTATGGCTCGGCAATTTTCCTCATGCTCCTCGCTTTTTTTACGTTCATTCAGATGTCTGCTTTTGGTCTGAAGCTCAGATTTGTTGAGGAAGATTGCGAACTGGCGGAGATATATGGAGTGAGGACAAGGAGGATAAGGCTTTCTGCGATAGCAATCACTTCAGGCCTGATCGGTGTTGCGGGTGCAGTTCTTGCTCCCACTCAGGCAATTTCACCGGCGATGGGATGGAGCGTACTCATCGTTTCTGTTGTGGTCGCAGCTATTGCGTCTCTTGCGGGAAATGCCGGTCTTAGGAAGTACCTCGCAACATTCCCGGTCGCACTGCTTTACATGCTTGTCATTCAGACGATGGGGTGGTTGGCTTGA